From Mytilus galloprovincialis chromosome 9, xbMytGall1.hap1.1, whole genome shotgun sequence, the proteins below share one genomic window:
- the LOC143044527 gene encoding protein Tob1-like, translating into MHLEVSVALNFVISYLYNKLPRRRVNLFGEALEIGLKKKFEGHWYPDKPTKGSGFRCVRVNGENVDPVMINATYDCGLNLEEVKSYLPAELTIWIDPGEVSYRISEKGPVKILHSERRDEEITERADREIQMSDRGFNPEAQCFKPIDSLSSSLSNLSLSPGGLSPSSPSSSSGWPGSTSTSPSSALFNSDLSSHQNPQFQQEYAPAPPKASGHQYFTAATFAATKFGSTKLKTNAKRPTRLSPTEFGNFLRQKSAMIAKGNTGLCSPQRPRSLSPRDPRTEFLLDQHQRIAMSQLQHQHLQQLQHQQQQRLNSPQHIGPLGSPPHIGSPTAYINDTFGMSSPSSPYHQQPFGNMVDFLPGPTNLPSPVGSSAVSQNSKNRFWKV; encoded by the coding sequence ATGCACCTTGAGGTATCGGTAGCGCTGAACTTTGTCATATCGTACTTGTACAACAAATTACCACGCAGACGAGTAAACTTATTCGGTGAAGCTCTTGAAATTGGATTAAAAAAGAAGTTCGAAGGTCATTGGTACCCAGATAAACCTACCAAAGGATCCGGATTTCGTTGCGTCCGTGTTAATGGCGAAAATGTAGATCCCGTTATGATAAATGCTACATATGATTGTGGACTTAATTTAGAGGAAGTGAAATCTTATTTGCCAGCTGAACTCACAATATGGATAGACCCAGGAGAAGTATCTTATAGAATAAGCGAAAAGGGACCGGTAAAAATTCTCCATAGCGAAAGAAGAGATGAAGAAATTACAGAAAGAGCCGATCGAGAAATACAGATGTCAGACAGAGGCTTTAACCCCGAGGCACAATGCTTTAAGCCGATTGATTCGCTATCATCATCGTTAAGTAATCTCAGTTTGTCCCCAGGGGGACTTTCGCCATCATCACCTTCGTCATCATCAGGGTGGCCGGGTAGTACCTCCACATCACCGTCTAGTGCTTTATTTAACTCCGACTTGTCATCACATCAAAATCCACAATTTCAACAAGAGTATGCTCCTGCTCCTCCAAAAGCTTCCGGACATCAATATTTTACGGCTGCTACATTTGCGGCCACTAAATTTGGATCTACAAAATTGAAGACAAATGCCAAGCGTCCAACTCGTCTTTCACCTACCGAGTTTGGAAACTTCCTTCGTCAAAAGTCAGCCATGATAGCCAAAGGTAATACAGGGTTATGTTCGCCTCAAAGGCCAAGGTCGTTGTCACCACGTGATCCGCGAACTGAATTTCTATTGGATCAACACCAGAGGATTGCCATGTCTCAGTTACAACATCAGCATTTACAACAGTTACAGCATCAACAGCAACAGCGATTAAATTCACCACAACATATTGGCCCCTTAGGTTCTCCGCCTCATATTGGATCACCAACCGCTTATATCAATGATACGTTCGGAATGTCTTCACCCTCATCCCCATATCACCAACAGCCATTCGGAAACATGGTCGATTTCCTGCCAGGCCCTACAAATCTTCCGTCACCAGTTGGGTCAAGTGCTGTTTCACAGAACAGCAAAAATCGTTTTTGGAAGGTTTAA